From the Exiguobacterium marinum DSM 16307 genome, the window ATGGCATCGAGGAGGACTTCTCTTGGGCAGATGTGACTCCTAAATTCGTCATAGGCTATGTCGAAAGCGCGGAAAAACATCCGGATGCCGACAAATTATCGATATGCCAAGTACAAATCGATCAGGGCACTGTGCAAATCGTGTGTGGTGCACCGAATGTAGCGACAGGACAGAAAGTGGTCGTAGCGAAACCCGGTGCAGTCATGCCGACAGGGTTAATTATCCGACCATCCGCACTCCGTGGAGAGAGTTCGCACGGGATGATTTGTTCTGCCCGTGAATTAAACCTTCCGAATGCTCCACAGGAAAAAGGAATTTTAGTGTTAGATGACGAATATGAAGTAGGTACAGCATTTGAAATCGGTCGCTAAACTCGACCGATTTTTTGTTAAATATGGATTGAGCGAAAAAGCGAGGAATCAAGTATGGATGCATATGAACGTTCAATGAAACGACAAGCAGAACGAATTAAAAGAGAGCTATCGAAAGAAGGACAGACAGTATCTCATCCACCTAAGGTAGAGGTCACCGATGAACTTGTCCCCACAGACGTCCCATCGCCAATTTACGGGTATGCGCGCCCAAAGCCGAAGATTGTACTTCCAGCCGAACATTCTCCTGAGACGAGAGAGGCGATTGAGACGATTATGGAATCCGAGCCATCACAATCAGCAGATTCGACCCGGGATGTAGCGTGTGAGTCTAAAGTTGAGCATCACTTGAGTGAAGAACAGACCGAATCGATTTCCGAGGAAATGATTGTTGAAGAAAAATCAATACTTGGTGAAGTCTCTATA encodes:
- the ytpR gene encoding YtpR family tRNA-binding protein, with the translated sequence MNVFYNREGIGDVLMVLLKEGERHHQSVERVRDVAIIKSVDGEVNGYNLFEASQHFDVSEWNGPVDLTAELVEQLRAVLSDNGIEEDFSWADVTPKFVIGYVESAEKHPDADKLSICQVQIDQGTVQIVCGAPNVATGQKVVVAKPGAVMPTGLIIRPSALRGESSHGMICSARELNLPNAPQEKGILVLDDEYEVGTAFEIGR